The following DNA comes from Dehalococcoidia bacterium.
GCACGAGGGCAGCGACAGGTTTATGGCCCTGGTGCGTTCCTATGGTATCCCCCTGCTGACTCTGTCCTCCCGCCGCTTTCGGCGCGAGTGGGGGGCCGCGACTTTTGATGCCGTCCGCGCTGACTATGACCGCGCTGTGTTACGCCTCATAGAGCCGTTCAACCCCCAGTTGGTGGTGCTGGCGGGGTATATGCTCATCGTGGGGCCCGAGCTGTGTCGACGCTATCCTATGCTGAACCTGCACCCCGCCCTCCCTGATGGCCCTCAAGGCACCTGGCAGGAAGTCATCTGGGCTCTTATCGCCCAGAATGCCACGCACAGCGGGGCTATGGTTCACCTGGCCACAGAGGAGGTGGATAGGGGGCCTGTTGTGACGGTGGTGCGCTTTCCCATTCAGGGTGGCAGGTTTGCACCCTTGTGGGAGCAGGTGCGGGGCCTGACGGTGGAGGAGATGCGCCAGCGGTGGGGGGAGGCGTTGCCCCTCTTCCAAGCCATCCGCCAGGAGGGGGTGCGTCGGGAGCGCCCCCTTTTAGTGGAGACTTTGCGTGCTTTCGCTGAAGGCCGTATCCGGCTGGTGAACGGGAGGCCAGTGCGGGCCAATGGGCAACCTCTGCCCTTGTGCTTGGACGAGGCGGTGGAGCGCGCTTTGGCGTCTGGGGTGCAGGGGGGGTAAGGAATCAGCGGCGGCTGGAGCGGGCTACCTCCGTAGCAGTTGCCCCCTCATTAAGGGTCTCCCCACATTTCCCCGATGGAGGTTAGGGGGTGTGGAGTGCCGGCTTTCGCCTTCGGGGGGTGGCCTCAGCCTCTCAGGGCTAGGCGGTTTTCCGCAGTTCCGGGTGGGGGAGCTCCACAAGGGAGCCGTTGGCATCCAGCAGAGTGGGGCGCTTTTTGCCCTGAATCACAGAGCCGTCGATGATGCAACGCCGAACGGTTTTCAGGGAAGGCAGTTCGTACATTACATCCAGGAGCACATCCTCAATAATGGAGCGCAGGCCCCGGGCCCCCGTTTTGCGACGCAGAGCCTCCTCAGCGGCCGCCTCTAGAGCATCGGGGGTGAACACAAGGTCCACCTTGTCCATAGCAAAGAGGCGTTGGTATTGTTTCACAAGAGCGTTTTTGGGCTGGGTGAGGATGCGGACGAGGTCCTGCTTATCCAGGGGGTCGAGGGCTACGATCACGGGCATGCGCCCAATGAACTCGGGAATAAAGCCAAACTCCATCAGGTCTTCGGGGATGGTGTAGCGCAAGATGTTGCCGTCGGGCAGACCCTTCTCCTGGGCGGTCAGGGCCGATTTGAAGCCTATAGAGCGCTTGTCCTTCAGCAGGCGTCGCTCCACGATGCGCTCGAGCCCCTCAAAGGCCCCGCCGCAGATAAACAGGATGTTGTGGGTGCGCACCTGGATGAACTCTTGATGGGGATGTTTACGCCCCCCCGAGGGAGGCACGTTGGCTACGGTGCCCTCCATGATCTTCAGGAGGCCCTGTTGTACCCCTTCCCCCGACACATCTCGGGTGATGGACGGGTTAGGCCCTTTGCGAGCGATTTTGTCCACCTCGTCTAGGTAGGCGATGCCTTGCTCCGCCCGAGCCACATCCCAGTCGGCCGCCATGACCAAACGCAAGAGGATGTGCTCCACATCCTCGCCCACATACCCCGCCTCGGTGATGGAGGTGGCGTCGGCAATGGCGAAGGGCACATCCAGAATTTTGGCCAAGGTCTGGGCTAAGAGGGTCTTGCCACTCCCCGTGGGGCCGATGAGAAGGATGTTGCTCTTCTGCAGTTCCACATCGGAGCCCCCTCCTGCGTCGGTGGAGTGGATGCGCTTGTAGTGGTTATAGACGGCCACGCTGAGCACTTTCTTGGCACGCTCCTGCCCTACCACATACTCGTCCAGTTTCTCGTAAATGAGGCGCGGAGTGAGGGGGGTGTGGGGTGGGACAGAGGGGGGCGTGGGGCGAACCGGGTGGGCCTCGTTGTGGAGCACTTGGGCGCACAGGTGGACACACTCGTCGCAAATAAGCACCTTCCCGGAGCCGGCGATAAGGCGCTTCACCTGGTTCTGCCCCTTCCCGCAGAAGGAGCACGAATAGTCGCTTCGCCCGCTACCACGCGTCGTCACAGGGGATACACCTCGCTAGGGGCGGGAGCACCAGCGCCCACCGGAGACCTGGCTATCCACTACCGAGTAGCCCCATCACCCTTGTGGCCACGGGTGAGCACTTCGTCCACGATGCCGTACTCCACTGCTTGTTCAGCAGTCAAGTAAAAGTCCCGGTCGGTATCCCGTGCCACGCGCTCGTAGGGCTGGCCGGTGTGGCGCGAGATGATTTGGCGAATCTTATCCTGCAGGCGTAGGATTTCGCGGGCGGCGATTTCAATGTCGGCCGCTTGCCCCTGGGCACCCCCCATGGGCTGGTGCATGTGAATAGTCGAGTTGGGTAAGGCGTAGCGCTTGCCTTTGGCCCCCGCACAGAGGAGCACCGTAGCCATGCTGGCTGCCAGTCCCACACAGATGGTGGAAATAGCGGGGCGAATAAGCTGCATGGTGTCATAAATAGCCAGGCCGGCGCTGACAATCCCCCCGGGGGAGTTGATGTAAAGGCTGATGTCCTTGTCTGGATCCTCCCGTTCCAGATAGAGAAGTTGGGCGATGACCAGGTTGGCAACCTGATCGGTTATGGGCGTGCCCAGGAACACGATGCGCTCCCGGAGCAGGAGGGAATAGATGTCAAAGGCGCGCTCGCCCCGTGCCCCGCTCTCAATGACCATGGGGATAACTGCCTGGGGGGGATTGGGCAAGGCGCCTGTGGACGGAGAGGGCGTCCAGATTCGGCTCTGTTGGGGCGTCCGCTCGTGTGCCATAGTGTCCACCTCACTGTGCGTGGGGTGCCGGGCCCCCCTGTGGTGGAGGGGGCTGTTCCGTAGTGGGCTGGCTGGCGATTTGCACCATGCGTTGCAAGGCCTTCCGCCGCGCGATGATGCGGGCAACAGCCTCCCTACCCGCAGGCTCCTGGAGAGCGCGGAAAAGCTCCCTATCTCGGCGCTGATTCGGGCGCGCGAGGCCTTGCAGTTCCGCCTCTACCTCCTGTGGCGTAACCTGGATACCCTCAACCTGGGCGATGCGATCCAGAAGATACCGTTCCTCAACCCTCCGCTTGGCTTCAGGGTAGAGTTCCTCGCGCATCTGATTGAGGGTCTTGCCTTGACTTTGGAGCCAACGTTCCAGGGTTATACCCTGGGCTGACAGGTCCTCCTGATAATGCTCTATGAGGTGCTCCACCTCCTGTTCCAACAGCAAGGGGGGCACTTCCACTTGGGCCTTCTGGCGCAGGGCCTCCAGGACGCGCCGGCGGTAGCGTTCGCGCTGGAGCGTCTCCTTCTCCGCTTGCAGGCGCTCTTTGAGGCGGGCCTTGAGGGCTTCTAGGCTGTCCACAGAAGGATCCACCTGGCGAGCGAAGGCGTCGTCCACGGCGGGCAAAACGGGTGCTTTGATATCCTTGACCAGCACCCGATAGGCGCAAGGCTTTCCCCGCAGACCCGGGTCAGGATAGTCCGCCGGAATCGGGAGGGTAAACTCCCGCACCTCCCCCCTGTTGGCACCTAGCAGTTTCTGCATAAACTCCTGGCCCAGCAGGAAACCGCTTTCGCCCACCACGAAAGGCAAGTCGGCCTCCTGGAACACCTGATGGCCTTCTACCACACCCGTGAGGGAAGCCACAATCATATCTCCCACTTGGCAAGG
Coding sequences within:
- the clpX gene encoding ATP-dependent Clp protease ATP-binding subunit ClpX, which codes for MTTRGSGRSDYSCSFCGKGQNQVKRLIAGSGKVLICDECVHLCAQVLHNEAHPVRPTPPSVPPHTPLTPRLIYEKLDEYVVGQERAKKVLSVAVYNHYKRIHSTDAGGGSDVELQKSNILLIGPTGSGKTLLAQTLAKILDVPFAIADATSITEAGYVGEDVEHILLRLVMAADWDVARAEQGIAYLDEVDKIARKGPNPSITRDVSGEGVQQGLLKIMEGTVANVPPSGGRKHPHQEFIQVRTHNILFICGGAFEGLERIVERRLLKDKRSIGFKSALTAQEKGLPDGNILRYTIPEDLMEFGFIPEFIGRMPVIVALDPLDKQDLVRILTQPKNALVKQYQRLFAMDKVDLVFTPDALEAAAEEALRRKTGARGLRSIIEDVLLDVMYELPSLKTVRRCIIDGSVIQGKKRPTLLDANGSLVELPHPELRKTA
- the clpP gene encoding ATP-dependent Clp endopeptidase proteolytic subunit ClpP — encoded protein: MAHERTPQQSRIWTPSPSTGALPNPPQAVIPMVIESGARGERAFDIYSLLLRERIVFLGTPITDQVANLVIAQLLYLEREDPDKDISLYINSPGGIVSAGLAIYDTMQLIRPAISTICVGLAASMATVLLCAGAKGKRYALPNSTIHMHQPMGGAQGQAADIEIAAREILRLQDKIRQIISRHTGQPYERVARDTDRDFYLTAEQAVEYGIVDEVLTRGHKGDGATR
- the tig gene encoding trigger factor, whose product is MKVVPETSERRQTVLTIELEPREVEPFLERAYRRIAQRLAIPGFRPGKAPRPLVERLVGREGLLEEALDLLTPEVTQRVVREQDLPLGGTPHVEVVNRNPVTLKATIPLEPVVDLGDYTSIRIPLEPVYATDEDVQRLLEALRRRHTTWESVARPCQVGDMIVASLTGVVEGHQVFQEADLPFVVGESGFLLGQEFMQKLLGANRGEVREFTLPIPADYPDPGLRGKPCAYRVLVKDIKAPVLPAVDDAFARQVDPSVDSLEALKARLKERLQAEKETLQRERYRRRVLEALRQKAQVEVPPLLLEQEVEHLIEHYQEDLSAQGITLERWLQSQGKTLNQMREELYPEAKRRVEERYLLDRIAQVEGIQVTPQEVEAELQGLARPNQRRDRELFRALQEPAGREAVARIIARRKALQRMVQIASQPTTEQPPPPQGGPAPHAQ